The Saprospiraceae bacterium genome includes a window with the following:
- a CDS encoding amidohydrolase, translated as MRFLFITIFVLSGIFLCGQKRNPPKVVNNQEKLENMIAELAKANESDVIKWRRHLHQYPELSNREFKTMAYIAANLKGLDVSIETGMAHTGVVAVLNTGKPGPVIGLRADMDGLPVYERVKLPFASKEESEYLGQKVGVMHACGHDSHVAILMGVAKMLHAMKNDLKGKIVFVFQPAEEGAPLGDEGGAALMIKQGLIDKYGIQVMYGLHISSVVDAGSITYKPLGTMAAADQFSIKVKGKQVHGSRPWSGVDPIVTAAQIILGLQTIVSRQLDLTNEAAVITIGKISGGVRNNIIPEEVEMIGTIRTLDTEMQKIVHEKIKLTAEKIAESTGATAEVKIHTGYPVTFNNPQLTAKMLPSLEKAAGESNVRVVKATTGAEDFSFFAQKVPGLFFFLGGKPRDVDTLDASQHHTPDFYIDESGFIVGMRALAQLVIDTN; from the coding sequence ATGAGATTTTTATTCATTACCATTTTTGTGTTGTCTGGTATTTTTCTTTGCGGTCAAAAAAGGAATCCGCCAAAGGTAGTAAATAATCAGGAAAAACTTGAAAATATGATCGCTGAACTGGCAAAAGCCAATGAAAGTGATGTCATAAAGTGGAGGAGGCATTTGCATCAATATCCTGAGCTGTCCAATCGAGAATTTAAAACGATGGCTTATATTGCAGCAAATCTAAAAGGGCTTGATGTGTCGATCGAAACAGGTATGGCCCACACAGGTGTCGTGGCAGTACTGAATACGGGTAAGCCGGGACCGGTGATCGGTCTAAGGGCAGACATGGACGGTCTTCCTGTATACGAACGTGTCAAATTGCCTTTTGCATCCAAAGAAGAATCAGAATATCTGGGGCAGAAAGTAGGCGTCATGCATGCATGCGGTCATGACAGTCACGTGGCCATCCTGATGGGTGTAGCCAAGATGCTCCATGCGATGAAAAATGATCTGAAAGGAAAAATAGTTTTTGTATTTCAACCTGCTGAAGAAGGTGCTCCTCTCGGAGACGAAGGTGGAGCAGCACTCATGATCAAGCAGGGATTAATAGACAAATATGGTATTCAGGTCATGTATGGCCTTCATATTTCAAGTGTAGTAGATGCTGGCTCAATCACATATAAACCGCTTGGCACTATGGCTGCTGCAGACCAGTTTTCTATCAAGGTCAAGGGTAAACAAGTGCATGGTTCGCGGCCATGGTCAGGAGTTGATCCCATAGTCACAGCGGCACAGATCATCCTTGGTCTCCAGACGATTGTAAGCAGGCAATTGGACCTGACAAATGAAGCTGCAGTTATTACTATTGGTAAGATATCGGGTGGAGTCAGAAATAACATCATTCCGGAAGAAGTGGAAATGATTGGTACCATACGCACACTTGATACAGAAATGCAAAAAATAGTGCACGAAAAGATCAAACTTACCGCTGAAAAAATTGCAGAAAGTACAGGTGCAACAGCTGAAGTTAAAATCCATACCGGATATCCAGTTACCTTTAACAATCCCCAACTTACAGCTAAAATGCTGCCTTCACTCGAAAAAGCAGCAGGAGAATCAAATGTTCGGGTAGTAAAGGCAACCACCGGAGCTGAGGATTTTTCATTTTTTGCACAAAAAGTACCTGGTCTTTTCTTTTTTCTTGGAGGAAAACCCAGGGATGTCGACACGCTGGATGCTTCCCAGCACCATACACCTGATTTTTATATAGACGAAAGCGGTTTTATAGTTGGTATGAGAGCTTTGGCACAATTGGTTATTGACACAAACTAG
- a CDS encoding DUF1460 domain-containing protein produces MHKSNFQLIILLFSLLVYGYFNLQSQNISPISNKKIHQYIIENGMSLIGKPYKGGTLESEGPEKLTYFDDAFDCVTFVEYVLAKSKTQDIIDKENFESYLTKMRYRDGVINGYGSRLHYFTEWILQNCTQNNFQDITKSIGGIPYVKTINFISRHKSKYAKLSVIEDLEKIKTSEKRLNNHKRYYIPKKTLTKVQHRILDGDVIAFTTSISGLDVVHTGFAKWVKGKLCLLHASETEKKVVLTSLSLAEYIMRNQNQSGIIVVRCLK; encoded by the coding sequence ATGCATAAAAGTAATTTTCAGCTTATAATTTTATTATTTTCATTATTGGTCTATGGTTATTTCAATCTACAGAGCCAAAATATCAGCCCAATCAGTAATAAAAAAATTCATCAATACATTATTGAAAATGGCATGTCTTTGATCGGAAAGCCATATAAAGGTGGTACCCTTGAAAGTGAAGGCCCTGAAAAATTAACCTATTTTGATGATGCATTTGATTGTGTGACTTTTGTCGAATACGTTCTCGCCAAGTCAAAAACTCAGGACATAATCGATAAAGAAAATTTTGAATCCTACTTAACAAAAATGAGGTACCGGGATGGTGTGATAAATGGATATGGTTCGAGGTTGCATTATTTTACAGAATGGATATTGCAAAATTGCACACAGAATAATTTTCAGGATATAACTAAGTCTATCGGTGGAATCCCATATGTAAAAACTATAAACTTCATATCTAGACATAAAAGTAAATACGCAAAACTTAGTGTTATTGAAGATTTGGAAAAAATAAAGACTTCAGAAAAAAGACTCAACAATCACAAACGTTACTACATTCCCAAAAAAACTTTAACGAAAGTGCAGCACCGGATACTAGACGGAGATGTTATAGCTTTCACGACTTCCATCAGTGGATTGGATGTGGTACATACTGGTTTTGCAAAGTGGGTAAAAGGAAAATTATGCCTTTTGCACGCATCAGAGACAGAGAAAAAAGTGGTACTGACATCTCTGAGTCTTGCAGAATATATCATGCGGAATCAGAACCAATCCGGTATCATAGTTGTCAGGTGTCTTAAATGA
- a CDS encoding DUF4197 domain-containing protein: protein MKKAKTAAGIATGDENEMSSAMKEALQLGIDAAVVQLSADKGYLESPYKILIPEDAQKVIDKVKLVPGFQDVESKLTLQMNKAAEIAAKKATPIFVDAFTKMTVKDAASIISGPENAATNYLATTSRVQLYDAFLPVIQTSLDEVSARTYWKSVVDAYNKIPFVKKMNPALDDHVNNKGLDGLFSLIAVKEKGIRTDVNQRSSDLLKKVFGKKS, encoded by the coding sequence ATGAAAAAGGCAAAAACCGCAGCAGGTATTGCTACCGGAGATGAAAATGAGATGAGTTCTGCCATGAAAGAAGCACTACAGTTGGGGATAGATGCTGCAGTGGTACAACTTTCTGCAGATAAGGGATATCTTGAAAGTCCATACAAAATACTCATTCCTGAAGATGCTCAAAAAGTCATTGATAAAGTCAAATTGGTCCCGGGTTTTCAGGATGTCGAATCAAAACTCACCCTCCAAATGAACAAAGCTGCAGAAATTGCTGCAAAAAAAGCGACTCCTATCTTTGTTGATGCTTTCACAAAAATGACTGTAAAAGATGCTGCATCTATAATAAGTGGACCTGAAAATGCAGCTACAAACTATTTAGCAACCACTTCCAGGGTTCAACTTTATGATGCATTTTTGCCAGTGATTCAAACCAGTCTCGATGAAGTAAGTGCGCGCACATATTGGAAAAGTGTCGTTGACGCGTATAATAAAATACCTTTTGTCAAAAAAATGAACCCAGCTCTGGATGATCATGTGAACAATAAGGGATTGGATGGTCTGTTTTCACTTATTGCTGTAAAAGAAAAAGGTATCAGGACGGACGTCAATCAGAGAAGCAGCGACCTCCTGAAAAAGGTTTTTGGTAAGAAATCTTAA
- a CDS encoding TonB-dependent receptor translates to MNRYYFTLIITLFVVSAYSQLIVKGIIRDENGNPIPFASASLIAAGDSLLIKGSLTDDLGAYKIENVSPGQYRLLASFLGYTSIYSDIFELKASNQFATVDINFINRGIVLDEPVITAKRPFLEQKSDRLVVNVANSAVAAGGTAMEILQKVPGVVVTQDRVTLGGSQNLQIWIDGKPSLYTDMNAVLRDMPGDQIEKIELITQPGAQFDAAGGPILNIVLKRNADLGFKGTAAMTLGGFRVDQSDVNGNTKDYYRINPSVNATYRNGKINLSGNTSFNQGTYFSAFIVDRYINKEVYKGKNLENNSYNFRNIRLGADYFATEKATAGLVFRYWGRGGVGDGFNKTQVYNQLETELFNSFITENHSDSKRSGLYGSTYYKYEFDRKTGRTFNVDFDYNRFNTRNINNLIIYPDDRSTNKSYSTQDVDQPVNIYVAKADYKHPFDSTFRMETGMKSSFASVDNDLNFYRNNIRSDRESNMFLYKESINAAYVNLSKTLGKIELNGGLRAEQTVISGKSLDSIVLDRNYTQLFPSASALYRFNSHMAVQSSYSRRVNRPGFQQQNPFTYFIDSLTYTRGNPTLRPEIINTAQLNLTYDGQPFIGIAYYKTDDVIIENAPRLEGTRTFTTAENLANQERVEIQLNFPIKLGKVIDGFGGNQAIFNSYNATYQGLKYEASRWHWLAYWQINANLPKDFKMEFGGFYLTKFLEEFLTIDNISGVNIGISKSFADKKGRVALSFNDVFYKQNSNATIDFSDVRVSFYQRNFTRQLRLTASYQFGNTKMKNLNGRSSASESESSRVKVD, encoded by the coding sequence ATGAATCGTTATTACTTCACACTTATCATCACTTTATTTGTTGTAAGCGCTTATAGCCAATTGATAGTCAAGGGTATCATCAGGGACGAAAATGGAAATCCGATTCCTTTTGCTTCAGCATCTCTTATCGCAGCCGGTGATTCTCTCTTAATAAAAGGAAGTCTTACTGACGACCTTGGTGCCTACAAAATCGAAAACGTATCACCTGGTCAGTACAGACTTTTAGCTTCATTTTTGGGGTATACAAGTATTTACAGTGACATTTTTGAACTCAAAGCTTCAAATCAATTTGCCACAGTGGATATCAATTTTATAAACAGAGGTATAGTATTGGATGAACCTGTGATTACAGCTAAAAGACCTTTTTTAGAGCAAAAATCCGATAGGCTTGTAGTAAATGTAGCCAACAGTGCTGTAGCAGCAGGTGGTACAGCTATGGAAATTCTCCAGAAAGTACCGGGTGTTGTAGTTACACAGGATAGAGTGACTCTCGGTGGAAGTCAAAATCTTCAAATCTGGATTGATGGTAAGCCGTCACTTTATACCGATATGAATGCTGTCCTTAGAGATATGCCTGGTGATCAGATAGAAAAGATTGAGCTCATCACCCAACCGGGAGCTCAGTTTGATGCAGCCGGCGGACCAATCCTGAACATAGTACTGAAAAGGAATGCAGATCTGGGTTTCAAAGGAACTGCGGCTATGACCCTTGGGGGCTTTAGGGTAGACCAATCTGATGTCAATGGTAATACAAAAGATTACTATCGTATCAATCCATCAGTTAATGCTACGTATCGCAATGGTAAAATCAACCTTTCCGGCAATACGAGTTTTAATCAGGGTACCTATTTTTCAGCCTTTATTGTGGATAGATATATCAATAAGGAAGTCTATAAAGGAAAAAATCTTGAGAATAATAGCTATAATTTTAGAAATATTAGGCTTGGCGCTGATTATTTTGCTACTGAAAAAGCTACTGCAGGTTTAGTTTTCAGGTACTGGGGACGTGGCGGGGTCGGAGATGGTTTTAATAAAACTCAGGTTTACAATCAATTGGAAACTGAACTTTTCAATTCTTTTATCACAGAAAATCATTCTGACAGTAAAAGAAGTGGACTATATGGAAGCACTTATTATAAATATGAGTTTGACAGAAAAACCGGCAGGACTTTCAATGTTGATTTTGACTATAACAGATTCAATACCAGAAATATCAACAACCTGATAATTTATCCGGATGACAGATCAACAAACAAATCATATTCCACACAAGATGTAGATCAGCCGGTCAATATTTATGTTGCAAAAGCAGATTATAAACATCCCTTTGATTCTACATTTAGAATGGAGACAGGTATGAAGTCATCATTTGCAAGTGTAGATAATGATCTCAATTTTTACAGAAACAATATCAGGTCTGACCGCGAGTCAAATATGTTTCTTTACAAGGAGAGTATTAACGCCGCTTATGTAAATCTGAGTAAAACATTAGGAAAAATTGAATTGAACGGAGGGCTTAGGGCTGAGCAGACTGTCATCTCCGGCAAATCATTGGATTCAATAGTTTTGGATAGGAATTATACACAATTATTTCCAAGTGCAAGTGCTCTTTACAGATTTAATAGCCACATGGCGGTTCAGTCTTCATATTCCAGAAGAGTCAACAGGCCTGGCTTTCAACAGCAAAATCCTTTTACATATTTTATTGATTCACTTACTTATACCAGAGGCAATCCGACATTGCGCCCTGAGATCATCAATACAGCACAACTCAACCTTACTTATGATGGCCAGCCATTTATTGGAATTGCATATTATAAAACTGATGATGTGATCATAGAAAATGCTCCCAGACTCGAAGGTACTCGTACATTTACCACAGCTGAAAACCTAGCTAACCAGGAGAGAGTGGAAATTCAACTCAATTTTCCAATAAAATTGGGAAAAGTCATTGATGGATTTGGAGGTAATCAGGCTATATTTAACTCTTACAATGCAACATATCAAGGACTGAAATATGAAGCCAGCAGATGGCATTGGTTAGCTTACTGGCAGATCAATGCCAATCTTCCGAAAGATTTTAAAATGGAATTCGGCGGCTTTTACCTGACAAAATTTTTAGAAGAATTTTTAACTATTGATAATATCTCCGGTGTCAATATAGGCATTTCAAAATCTTTTGCTGACAAAAAGGGTAGGGTTGCCTTGAGTTTTAACGATGTGTTTTACAAGCAAAATTCAAACGCTACTATCGATTTCAGTGATGTAAGAGTCAGCTTTTATCAGAGAAACTTTACCAGGCAATTGAGATTGACAGCAAGTTATCAGTTCGGAAATACAAAAATGAAAAACCTGAATGGCAGAAGCAGTGCTTCAGAAAGTGAATCTTCAAGAGTAAAGGTAGATTGA
- a CDS encoding acetyl-CoA hydrolase/transferase family protein translates to MRLPVNYISAAEALQLVKSGDRVFIHGSAQTPTNMLKELSFQSDRLKDVELVFISVLGQIFVDQPGMEDSFNINSLFVSEPIRKDVNEGRADYVPIFLSEIPELFKRNILPIDVAIVQVSPPDKHGYCSMGVSVDVARSAVNTAKKVIAQVNPNVPRTHGDGLIHTKRFHAITYFEEPLHQASFGERVGADEIKIGEHIANLIEDRSTIQMGIGAIPDAVLRCLGNHKDLGVHTEMLSDGIIDLFDKDVVTNKYKAIHPNKIVTGFALGSRNLYDYIDDNPAFSFLDIDYVNDPHVIKRNPKVVAINASIEVDLTGQICSDSIGTYQFSGVGGQMDFLRGASLSQGGKPIIALPSRTNKGLGRIVPFLKQGAGVVATRSHAHYIVTEQGVAYLYGKNLRQRAKALINIAHPDDREDLEKACFERFKIF, encoded by the coding sequence ATGCGATTACCTGTAAATTATATCTCTGCAGCCGAAGCATTACAATTGGTCAAAAGTGGAGACAGAGTCTTTATCCATGGAAGTGCACAAACTCCCACCAACATGCTGAAAGAACTATCTTTTCAGTCTGATAGATTAAAGGATGTTGAGTTAGTATTCATTAGTGTTTTAGGCCAGATTTTTGTAGATCAGCCCGGAATGGAAGACTCATTCAATATTAACTCACTATTTGTCTCAGAACCCATACGAAAAGATGTCAATGAAGGTCGGGCAGATTACGTTCCTATATTTTTAAGTGAGATACCGGAACTGTTTAAAAGAAATATCCTGCCCATTGATGTGGCGATTGTTCAGGTTTCTCCGCCGGACAAACATGGTTATTGCTCTATGGGTGTGTCAGTGGACGTGGCAAGGTCTGCAGTCAATACAGCCAAAAAAGTGATAGCTCAAGTGAATCCGAATGTACCCAGAACTCATGGCGACGGTCTGATCCATACAAAAAGATTTCACGCCATTACCTATTTTGAAGAACCATTGCATCAAGCTTCATTTGGAGAACGGGTAGGTGCTGACGAAATAAAAATAGGTGAACACATAGCCAATTTAATAGAGGACAGAAGTACTATTCAAATGGGTATCGGAGCTATACCGGATGCTGTATTGCGATGTCTTGGTAACCATAAAGACTTAGGTGTACACACAGAAATGTTGTCAGATGGTATCATTGATCTCTTTGACAAGGACGTGGTTACCAACAAATATAAAGCCATACACCCCAATAAGATAGTCACAGGTTTTGCTCTTGGCAGCCGAAACCTCTACGATTATATAGATGATAATCCTGCATTTTCATTCTTGGATATAGACTATGTCAATGATCCTCATGTCATCAAGAGAAATCCTAAAGTAGTAGCGATCAACGCTTCGATTGAAGTAGACCTGACAGGTCAGATATGTTCTGATTCCATAGGTACTTATCAGTTCAGCGGAGTGGGTGGTCAGATGGACTTTCTCAGAGGCGCATCATTGAGTCAGGGAGGAAAACCGATCATAGCATTACCATCCAGAACCAATAAAGGATTAGGCAGAATCGTGCCATTCCTGAAACAAGGAGCAGGTGTAGTAGCCACAAGATCTCATGCCCATTATATAGTGACTGAGCAAGGTGTCGCATACCTGTATGGCAAAAACCTGAGACAGAGAGCAAAAGCCTTAATCAATATTGCCCATCCAGATGACAGAGAAGATCTGGAAAAAGCATGTTTTGAAAGATTTAAGATCTTTTAG
- a CDS encoding DoxX family protein, translated as MKDIAELLARIWISFVFIYEALDALVFFHKTKATMTAYGILWQQDLVLKVTIFILLIGGILVLIGSFARVGATLLLLYWFPMTLIVYSFWDDPGDLRRLHTLYFMRNLALCGGLLLLIANGAGKYSIKRLIYIMKLPK; from the coding sequence TTGAAAGATATAGCAGAACTTTTGGCAAGAATCTGGATATCCTTTGTATTTATTTATGAAGCACTGGATGCACTTGTCTTCTTCCATAAGACAAAAGCTACCATGACCGCTTATGGGATATTGTGGCAACAGGATTTGGTACTCAAAGTAACCATATTTATCTTATTGATAGGTGGTATTTTAGTCCTGATCGGATCCTTTGCCAGAGTTGGTGCTACTTTGCTTCTTCTTTATTGGTTCCCTATGACATTGATTGTGTACTCTTTCTGGGATGACCCCGGAGACTTAAGGCGATTGCATACCTTGTATTTTATGCGCAATCTGGCTTTGTGCGGCGGATTGTTATTGCTTATAGCCAATGGAGCTGGCAAGTATAGCATAAAAAGACTTATTTATATCATGAAGCTCCCGAAATAA
- a CDS encoding nucleoside triphosphate pyrophosphohydrolase family protein, with protein sequence MAKKLRLFDEPSALTGVAAFHDVFGMPVLPTPAIPDEKRCNLRVALLQEELDELKTAILENDIVGIADALSDLQYVLSGAVLEFGLASRFKALFDEVQRSNMSKPCKSYEEALATQKYYLDEKNTPSFIEEKEGEYLVYRQADRKVLKSINYSEADLQTIVFR encoded by the coding sequence ATGGCTAAAAAATTGAGATTATTTGACGAACCCTCTGCATTGACAGGTGTTGCAGCATTTCACGATGTATTTGGCATGCCTGTATTGCCCACTCCTGCCATTCCTGACGAAAAACGTTGTAATCTTAGAGTGGCTCTCCTGCAGGAAGAATTGGATGAACTGAAGACGGCCATACTTGAGAATGATATCGTTGGGATAGCCGATGCCTTGAGTGATCTTCAGTATGTACTATCAGGAGCGGTACTTGAGTTTGGTCTTGCATCCAGATTTAAAGCCCTTTTTGACGAAGTACAAAGATCAAACATGAGTAAACCGTGTAAATCATACGAGGAAGCTCTGGCAACTCAGAAATATTATCTGGATGAAAAGAATACACCATCTTTCATAGAAGAAAAAGAAGGAGAATATCTTGTCTATCGGCAGGCAGACAGAAAGGTATTAAAATCCATCAATTACTCAGAAGCAGATCTGCAGACCATCGTTTTCAGATAG
- a CDS encoding zinc-dependent metalloprotease produces the protein MNFLKLFTIVLFSLLSTQSLLGQKYQGFFNFEYQDSSGKLLFKIDKLNQDILMVNAFGTGIGSNDLGLDRGKLGDVRVVRFEKHGDKILLIQPNLKYRAISNNALEVRAVEEAFAKSVIFGFKIEKTENKIYIIDIAPLLLEDLNMVVNTLKDTKQGTYKLEKSRSALFFDNIHAFPKNIELESILTFVGEPTGGYIKSVSPSPETVSYRQHVSFIELPDDKYTPRVFHPESGYFYTSYYDYATPIHSPIEKRFITRHRLEKKYPDQDVSEPVEPIIYYIDPGCPEPIKSALMEGGKWWAQAYEAAGFKNAFDVRELPTGAHPLDVRYNMIQWVHRSTRGWSYGSSIADPRTGEILKGHVSLGSLRVRQDFMIAQGIASPYGANDENHAIMTKMALDRLRQLSAHEIGHTIGLAHNFAASTNDRASVMDYPHPYITLDNQGKPDFSKAYDDKIGLWDKRAIMYGYSQYPNEASERAGLETIINENHRLGLKYLTDEDARSAGSASPINHLWDNGPDPIAELERIMAIRTYAVKEFGLNTIPKGTPVSELEKIFVPVYFMHRYQVEAVSKLIGGLEYHYAVKGFGKIEPLKPVDRNRQMKATSALLNLLTDKYLAVPDHIKGLLFPTASGYDRSRESFPTGAAPAFDYLKVYESATGQILDLLLHPDRLSRLAGDGRLSEHLKELSNSLAKNISADVVSQCANTQFVGRLLALSISENISHHVKAHIQNILESHKKSLIAKKGSEEKSKVLINYLVSLMNTDPAKIQQIKLPSAVPVPPGAPIGSCSLDD, from the coding sequence ATGAATTTTTTAAAATTGTTTACTATAGTTTTGTTTTCGTTATTGAGCACTCAATCTCTTTTAGGACAAAAATATCAGGGATTTTTCAATTTTGAATATCAGGATTCCAGTGGAAAGCTACTGTTCAAAATAGATAAACTCAATCAGGATATCCTGATGGTCAATGCCTTTGGTACAGGTATCGGGTCAAATGATCTGGGTCTGGATCGCGGCAAACTTGGTGATGTAAGAGTAGTCAGATTTGAAAAACATGGCGATAAGATCTTATTGATTCAACCCAATCTAAAATACAGGGCAATTTCCAATAATGCACTCGAAGTCAGAGCTGTTGAAGAAGCCTTTGCAAAATCTGTCATTTTTGGATTCAAAATCGAAAAAACTGAAAATAAAATCTACATTATAGATATAGCACCGTTGCTTCTTGAAGATCTCAATATGGTGGTCAATACTCTTAAAGATACCAAACAAGGTACATATAAGCTTGAAAAAAGCCGATCCGCATTATTTTTTGACAATATACATGCCTTTCCAAAAAATATCGAACTGGAGTCTATCCTGACTTTTGTCGGGGAGCCTACAGGTGGCTACATCAAAAGTGTATCACCTTCCCCTGAAACAGTCTCCTACAGACAGCATGTATCTTTTATCGAATTGCCGGACGACAAGTATACACCAAGGGTTTTTCATCCTGAGAGTGGATACTTTTACACGAGCTATTATGACTACGCCACTCCTATACATTCGCCAATTGAAAAAAGGTTCATCACCCGACACAGGCTTGAAAAAAAATATCCTGACCAGGATGTGAGTGAACCTGTTGAACCCATCATATATTACATAGACCCCGGATGTCCTGAACCAATAAAATCAGCACTCATGGAAGGCGGCAAATGGTGGGCTCAGGCATATGAAGCTGCCGGATTTAAAAATGCATTTGATGTCAGGGAACTACCCACAGGTGCACATCCGCTTGATGTCAGGTACAATATGATACAGTGGGTGCATCGCAGTACTCGTGGTTGGTCATATGGATCATCGATCGCCGATCCCAGGACCGGCGAAATACTTAAAGGTCATGTTTCATTGGGGTCTCTACGTGTGAGACAGGATTTTATGATAGCCCAGGGCATAGCATCACCGTATGGTGCCAATGATGAAAATCACGCCATCATGACCAAAATGGCATTGGACAGATTAAGACAACTTTCTGCACACGAAATAGGCCACACTATCGGACTGGCACACAACTTTGCAGCAAGTACCAACGACAGAGCATCTGTCATGGATTATCCACATCCATATATTACATTAGACAATCAGGGCAAGCCTGACTTTTCAAAGGCCTATGATGATAAAATCGGACTGTGGGACAAAAGGGCTATTATGTACGGATATAGTCAATACCCGAATGAAGCATCTGAAAGAGCGGGGCTTGAAACTATCATCAATGAGAATCATAGACTAGGTCTGAAATACCTGACAGATGAGGATGCGAGAAGTGCCGGTAGTGCCTCACCGATAAATCACCTTTGGGACAATGGTCCTGATCCTATTGCTGAATTGGAGAGGATCATGGCCATCAGAACTTACGCTGTCAAAGAATTTGGCTTAAATACTATACCTAAAGGCACACCGGTCTCAGAACTTGAAAAAATATTTGTTCCCGTCTACTTTATGCACAGATATCAGGTGGAAGCAGTCAGTAAACTGATAGGAGGTCTTGAATACCATTACGCCGTAAAAGGTTTTGGCAAAATCGAACCACTAAAACCCGTAGATCGTAACCGTCAGATGAAAGCCACTTCTGCACTTCTTAATCTTCTTACTGACAAGTATCTGGCCGTCCCAGACCACATCAAAGGGTTGCTTTTTCCAACTGCTTCCGGATATGATCGCAGTCGTGAAAGTTTTCCCACCGGTGCTGCCCCGGCTTTTGACTATCTTAAGGTGTATGAAAGTGCTACAGGACAAATTCTGGATCTTTTATTACATCCTGACAGGCTCAGTAGGTTGGCTGGTGATGGAAGATTATCAGAACATTTAAAAGAATTATCCAATAGTCTGGCAAAAAATATATCCGCGGATGTCGTCTCGCAATGTGCTAATACTCAATTTGTCGGCAGGTTATTAGCTTTGAGTATCAGTGAAAATATTTCTCATCATGTGAAAGCGCACATTCAAAACATATTAGAAAGTCATAAAAAATCACTTATTGCTAAAAAAGGTTCAGAAGAAAAAAGCAAAGTGTTAATCAATTATCTGGTGTCGTTGATGAATACCGACCCGGCTAAAATCCAACAAATTAAACTTCCTTCCGCTGTACCTGTGCCTCCGGGTGCACCTATAGGTAGCTGCAGTTTAGATGATTGA